The Salvia miltiorrhiza cultivar Shanhuang (shh) chromosome 2, IMPLAD_Smil_shh, whole genome shotgun sequence DNA window gccattcttgttgtagtaTCTCCATATTTTTTTGGAGCTGCCTCTGGTTTATGATGATGgcgtcaacctcagttggctccatctcttgttaggaaatctgcaagaacattatcatcagatttcaaaataacaatatcaaaatcataatattgacattcagcttgccatcttaataatctagccttttcaggtttagattcaattttcttggttaagaaagtcttaacattagtgttatcgactttcaaaataaatttctttgcaagcaagaatagcggccattttttgaatgCTTTTCTGACTGCATAGAACTCCTTTTCGTTGATgggccatcgcacagcttcatTGTCGGAAAAGAgcccgctacagtatctgcatggTTCTTCTCCATAGGGGGTGATTTTAATGAGCACGGCTGCCCACCAggaatcactcgcgtcggtgtacAGGACTAAATcgtcctcgtcttgtggtattgaaagctttgggagatttttgcaaatctcttttagcTTCTTCATTCCCTCACGATGCTCCTCCTTCCATacgaatggaacatctttcttcagtagtggactgaagattttcctatgttctgcaaggtttttgatgaacatccctgcaaaattaaCGACTCcaagaaaactttggagctgcttcttttccttgagatcttctggaaatttctggaccttttccacaatgtgatcttgtagaatgattccagattcatcgatctcgattctcagaaactccatcttctgggtagcaacaactgccttcttttcagacagcaccaatccttcttgttgacagACTTCTGTAAAGATCTCCAGATGTCTgatatgttcatgaatgttctttgatgcaataagaatatcatcaatataaacaaacatgaacgaagaataatccttgaagagattatccatctttctttggaatatctgaggcgcattAGCTAACCCCAtcggcatgacattccagacataatgtccttgtggagttgagaaggctgtgaacttctcaCTTCCTTCCTCCATGTGAATCTGGTAAaatcctgatttgcaatcgaactttgagaatacctttgcacttctgatgcagttgataaggtgttctctactcgggatgaaatatccatcaaattcaagaatgtcattaattcctttgtaattaatgaccaatcttggctttcctcttttgatctccccatgatttctcaccagaaatcctggactgctgtaaggcgaattccctggttcgatcagcttcaaatcaaggtATTCCTTGATTATAttcctcatatcctgttgatcttgagtgttcatcaggataggtctgaacctcaCGAACTCATGCTcatttccagttttaactttcaagatAGCTTTGAGCTGGTTTTTGTCCTACCATGCcgaaggatcctcgtggtaacacaTCTGGATtcttcttttgacatcggctatagaaacctgttcttcttccttgatatctttgtgggATATCAGGGAGACTTTGTGGATTTGTGTTttttcctcggagagatctgggaatccatcggttctgcatttgagcaaaacgtctctgaatctcctttgatccttcatttgtggtctccggagtctgccatcatcaccacgcttgctgcggaattttaATGACATCGAGCGATTAAAAGCTCCTTCAAgtctttgcacaatgatcttatGGTCACAATGAGTTGTGAACAccagcctcctggcttcattgtcctatGTGTACCTcttgaaggtttgcagaaaattattgccgaataatatatctgctccggtgtCATGGAAATatattggtggagtcttgaccttgtactaAGGTGTTTGTCCTGCTCCGCCAATCAATATTTCtgtctgttttactcccttggataggagcaaaatctttttggagaaatcccttcccgcaattcgaggcagtttttcttcaacttctgctggaaagactcctcgttttgccgTACaaattcctgctcctgaatcaacataagcagcaaaatattctgctttgaatttctcgtttaacatccctacagagatgtatattgagaatggacttgtcatgaGATCAGCAATCTCGTTCcgccgattgtgatctccattccacTTGCTTTCCTTGACCATGGTAGATAATTGTCAAGGAAATtacgtcctaagatcaggacgtccgcttcttgtccggctgTGCCTTCGACTTTGATTTCAAAGCCTCCAATCTCCAGAATTCCAATATATCTGTTGCTTTCTGgattcgccaaataatacaacgtgtTGCAAGGAAATTGGTTTTTcctttcagttgtatcaaaCCTTGTGAAAACATTTCTCCATTCTTCAGGGCACTTGAGTTTTACTCttatgccttgaattggtgTTTCCTGAAGTGTTTTTCTCTCATAAGAGTGAGAAAAACTTCTTTCTAAAGGCTTTGAGGTAAGCCTTTCTCCTTGGAACGACATTCTCGGCGCTTGCAATCAGAGACTTTCCTCGTATTTCAGCACATGTTTGTCTCCaatgtcgatgtcgatttcccttAATCGTGGGATTTCAACGTGATCCGGGCCAATAGCCTTGGCCACCTCCTTACATATTTCTGGGATTTCAATGAAATCTTTTCCCAAAAATAGATTCGTGTggtgggaatttgatagggcatatgATACTTGATACGTAATCGaatatggcctatttcctcccgtcattAGCTCCTTCCTCTTGTAATCCTGATATAATGTCAGGGTTCGGCTGAAGGCTGCATCTTggagattataagcgatctgtggataTAACTCGGCTATAATCTGTTTGGCATAAAGGTTGCCTGCAAAGGCTCCCAATACTGAATCCTTTGCATTTGTGATTCTCTTATCACAAATAGCAATGTCGATTGGTGTATCTGTTCCTGGATAAAGAGCAGATTTGATCACCAACTGAATTGCCCctatatgaatccatttcatcgtattagcgacttctggcttcattttctcgAGATCCCTCCTCACGTCGTCGGCTGGAATTAATTGGATCTCCACTTGGTTGTTTGCCAATTCTATTGGAAGTGACAACTCCCGGCTGGAAGTGATGTCTTcttttgaatggactcaagcttTGTATAACTTGATCCAATCTTCCTCTAGAAAACCCCTGGAATGTTTGTATATCCACAGTTTTATTCTTGATTCTTTCCACGAGCTTGTCTACCACCTTCTTTTGTGGGATCAGAGTATGGCTAGTATAGCGCTTCTGATCGTCCTTTTGGTGGTGGGTAACAGCCTcgtcttctttagtctgactcgtctccggatgATCCATCAGTCATTTCCGAATCTTCAGAGCTAAAGACTTCTTcctgctcatatatactctcgtcagaggatatatcttcgaactgatatacgggtatcaattcctggttGTAAAGGGTATCTTcaatatccggtgtggattcgaatctccttATCCCTCTTTTCTCGTTGTGGGAAATTTGtggaaatatgcccctttgcaccgcatgTCCAGCAattgcaatctttgaaactttcatttgtcttggcttgggtacgcctgaaagttttccttgCCGGGATTCGCTTTTGAGATGAAAACCGGctccttgatggtccgctccgttggcctgatttgtaggagcgtgccttctgtctggtccacatagtccttggcttccaagaactccttcttgattttctttcatagggttggtacctatgtttctttctgctcctccgttgatacagcaactcagctccaatctctgttggaaggtCCAGATTgttgcacatcaatggagatgcTTTATTGAGTTTCCTCAATTTTTTGAGGTTTCTCTGGTctgccgccttctggcaccattcagacagcttcttgtggacatatgacatccttcttgatgcactatcaagtggataatctcctggtgacacgtactcgttgatgagcatttccctccatgggCTTGggaactttgtgaaaaagagatCCCTGGCGGTCTGATCATCTACTAACCCCATATGCGTATATAGGGCATAAAGGCGCAGAAactcatcgagagcttttggctccagcactatcaatcttagattgtaaagtgcttgTCGATATTTTTTGCGCTTCTCCTCTCCTGAGGCTTCAAAGAAacccattccaagaaaatggattttaacCTGGTGTACGGCATTTTCGAGGATCTCCAGGGCTGAATCTTTGTTGAACAACTCAATTTTTCCCTCCGTTGATGCCTTATCCCAGAACTGTTTTGTCATTCCAGCAAAACTTGCCTCAAaatttttgataaattcatCTTTATCATATTCGATCGTGGCAATCACAACCTTCATAGCTGAAGCCCAGTCATCGATGAGAACTTCCCAATCTTTAAAGCtggcttcatcgaggttgagaatcaatccatatggatggattggttcgaGTGTGGCCTTCCCTACAGGGGTATCCTGCATCTTGGGCCGGCGTCTTCTGGTTCGTTGATACTGACTCGATTCCTCACGAGCGGCACCTTTCCTGAATGATTCTTCTTGTGGGTGCTCGGTTTTGGGCACCTctcctccttggttcatctttagatcaaccatatttaAGTTAGCAAATGactctgctaactcttgtagatcctctaatccgattcgatcaAGGTTATTCATGTTTTTTCCTTTCACGATTCGGATTATATCCTCCGGCTGCAATTCCTTGGGAACTGCATTGATTGGTAGTGGATACGTCGGGTCTTTAGACCATTTATTCCAAAGtcttccggaacatggtttccGCCGTTCGATGTCCTCCACCCTCTTCTGAATATCACGCAAGAGTTTTAAGATtttctcttgtttgagtgatatttggCTCATCTCCATTGGTAGATTATATAGCTTgatgccataatattccaccgttctttggatctcccgcaagttgacattGTCGGAAGAGTTGGGCTCGATCTTTTGATAGCTTGGGTAAGCTACTCCTGTTTTGTCCTTCTGTTCCATCAAATGTGTAGTTGATGGAGGTTGGCTCTGGCTCGTTCATTTGCCGATTTGGTCTCGGCAATTTCCAGT harbors:
- the LOC131008459 gene encoding uncharacterized protein LOC131008459, which encodes MKPEVANTMKWIHIGAIQLVIKSALYPGTDTPIDIAICDKRITNAKDSVLGAFAGNLYAKQIIAELYPQIAYNLQDAAFSRTLTLYQDYKRKELMTGGNRPYSITYQVSYALSNSHHTNLFLGKDFIEIPEICKEVAKAIGPDHVEIPRLREIDIDIGDKHVLKYEESL